The proteins below are encoded in one region of Hordeum vulgare subsp. vulgare chromosome 3H, MorexV3_pseudomolecules_assembly, whole genome shotgun sequence:
- the LOC123443897 gene encoding polypyrimidine tract-binding protein homolog 1-like, translating into MASGGNPQFRYTQPPSKVIHVRNLPWECTDEELTELGSLFGKVVNTKCNVGANRNQAFIEFADQNQAIAMISYYASSAEPAQVRGKNVYLQYSNRQEIVNSKNTGDAAGNVLLVTMEGVLPDAVSIDVLHLVFSAFGYVHKIATFEKASGYQALIQFSDAETASSAKAALDGRCIPSYLLPELDGSCTLRINYSAHSVLNVKFQSHRSRDYTNPYLPLAPSAIEGSGVAQDGKKEEAESNVLLASVENMQYIVTIDALHEVFSAFGFVQKIAIFEKNSGFHALIQYPDIQTAVKAKEALEGHSIYEGGYCKLHLAFSRHTDLNVRINNERGRDYTGGNSAPANHEPSILGPQPMLAVGSTAPPCASQGVPQGYGAPGFQQGSNQAQMAQHSVQGNQQMPNHQAMSFPGHGRQQLPPGPQMMQGPGYRGPPFPQGHMQSMPQFPVYGNQQFPPGAGPQMMAFQGQGGQYPRFGRPLHPFNR; encoded by the exons ATGGCTTCCGGCGGGAACCCGCAGTTCCGGTACACCCAGCCTCCATCGAAGGTGATACACGTGAGGAACCTGCCGTGGGAGTGCACGGACGAGGAGCTGACCGAGCTGGGGAGCCTCTTCGGCAAGGTCGTCAACACCAAGTGCAACGTCGGCGCCAACAGGAACCAGGCGTTCATCGAATTC GCTGACCAAAATCAGgcaattgctatgatatcatattATGCATCATCAGCCGAGCCAGCACAGGTAAGAGGCAAAAATGTGTACCTTCAGTACTCCAATAGACAGGAGATTGTCAACAGCAAGAATACCGGGGATGCTGCAGGCAATGTTTTGCTAGTGACAATGGAGGGTGTTCTGCCAGATGCTGTGAGCATAGATGTTTTGCACCTG GTATTTTCTGCTTTTGGATATGTTCACAAGATTGCTACCTTTGAGAAGGCATCTGGTTACCAG GCATTGATACAATTCTCTGATGCTGAGACTGCATCATCTGCAAAAGCTGCTCTGGATGGCAGATGCATTCCTAG CTACTTGCTTCCAGAACTTGATGGGTCCTGCACTTTAAGAATAAATTATTCAGCACACTCTGTTCTAAATGTCAAGTTTCAGAGTCACAGGAGTAG GGACTATACAAACCCATACCTTCCCCTTGCACCTTCTGCTATTGAGGGATCTGGAGTG GCCCAGGATGGGAAAAAGGAGGAGGCAGAGAGCAATGTTCTGCTTGCGTCAGTTGAGAATATGCAGTATATTGTTACAATAGATGCTCTTCATGAG GTCTTTtctgcttttgggtttgtacaaaagaTTGCTATTTTTGAGAAGAACTCTGGCTTCCACGCACTAATCCAGTATCCAG ATATTCAAACTGCAGTTAAAGCAAAGGAAGCATTAGAAGGACACAGCATCTATGAAGGTGGATATTGCAAGCTTCACCTCGCGTTTTCACGCCATACCGATCTTAATGTTAGG ATCAATAATGAGCGAGGCCGAGATTACACTGGGGGGAACAGTGCTCCAGCTAACCATGAACCTTCCATTCTTGGTCCTCAGCCAATGCTTGCTGTTGGCTCTACAGCACCACCATGCGCCAGCCAGGGAGTCCCACAAGGCTATGGAGCCCCAGGGTTCCAGCAAGGCTCAAATCAAGCTCAAATGGCACAGCATTCAGTCCAAGGAAATCAACAGATGCCCAATCATCAAGCGATGTCATTCCCTGGCCATGGAAGGCAGCAGCTACCTCCAGGTCCTCAAATGATGCAAGGTCCAGGTTACAGAGGCCCGCCATTTCCTCAAGGTCATATGCAATCAATGCCGCAGTTTCCGGTATATGGCAACCAGCAGTTTCCTCCTGGTGCCGGGCCGCAGATGATGGCCTTCCAGGGGCAGGGAGGTCAGTATCCTCGATTTGGTAGGCCGCTTCATCCGTTTAATCGCTAG